The Amphiprion ocellaris isolate individual 3 ecotype Okinawa chromosome 6, ASM2253959v1, whole genome shotgun sequence genome contains a region encoding:
- the bmpr1ba gene encoding bone morphogenetic protein receptor type-1B encodes MSVQGGRLKRCLSLCLWSRSPLLLLGLFSLHAQAHGNILDSMLLRASSKEAVESGKEAFGSTAPASSSQRLLWCHCYHHCPEDSTNNTCRTDGYCFTMVKEEGGVPVQTAGCLGLVGSEFQCRDTGNSRQRRSLECCTDEDYCNKNLHPTLPPLKPPLYVDGKIHHMALLISVTVCSIILAVIIVFCYFRYKRQESRPRYSIGLEQDETYIPPGESLKDLIEQSQSSGSGSGLPLLVQRTIAKQIQMVKQIGKGRYGEVWMGRWRGEKVAVKVFFTTEEASWFRETEIYQTVLMRHENILGFIAADIKGTGSWTQLYLITDYHENGSLYDYLKSTTLDNKAMLRLAYSSVSGLCHLHTEIFGTQGKPAIAHRDLKSKNLLVKRNGTCCIADLGLAVKFISDTNEVDIPPNTRVGTKRYMPPEVLDETLNRSHFQSYIMADMYSFGLILWEIARRCVSGGILEEYQLPYHELVPTDPSYEDMREVVCIKKLRPSFPNRWTSDECLRQMGKLMTECWAHNPACRLTALRVKKTLAKMSESQDIKL; translated from the exons GCAACATATTGGACAGTATGCTGCTACGAGCATCGAGTAAGGAGGCAGTGGAGAGTGGGAAGGAGGCTTTTGGCAGCACAGCTCCTGCTTCATCCTCCCAAAGACTCCTGTGGTGTCACTGTTATCACCACTGCCCAGAAGATTCAACCAATAACACATGCAG GACGGATGGCTATTGTTTCACGATggtgaaggaggaaggaggagtaCCGGTCCAGACTGCAGGCTGCCTGGGGCTGGTCGGATCTGAGTTTCAGTGTAGG GACACAGGAAACTCACGTCAAAGGAGATCGCTCGAGTGCTGCACAGATGAAGATTACTGTAACAAAAACCTGCATCCTACACTGCCGCCGCTCAAACCACCTC TCTATGTAGATGGGAAGATCCACCACATGGCCTTGCtgatttcagtcactgtttgcaGCATTATACTGGCTGTCATTATTGTGTTCTGCTACTTCAG GTACAAGCGACAGGAGTCTCGTCCTCGGTACAGCATTGGTCTGGAACAGGATGAGACGTACATTCCCCCCGGAGAGTCTCTGAAGGACCTGATAGAACAATCTCAAAGCTCTGGCTCAGGCTCAGGACTCCCTCTATTG GTCCAGAGAACGATAGCCAAGCAGATTCAGATGGTGAAGCAGATCGGCAAGGGCAGGTATGGAGAGGTGTGGATGGGCaggtggagaggagagaaggtggCTGTTAAAGTTTTCTTCACCACTGAGGAAGCCAGTTGGTTCAGAGAGACTGAAATCTACCAGACTGTCTTAATGAGACATGAGAACATACTGG GTTTTATAGCTGCAGATATTAAAGGAACTGGCTCTTGGACCCAACTCTACCTAATCACTGACTACCATGAAAATGGATCTTTGTATGACTACCTCAAATCAACCACTCTAGACAATAAAGCTATGCTGCGACTGGCCTACTCCTCGGTGTCGGGACTCTGTCACCTCCACACGGAGATCTTTGGCACTCAGGGCAAACCTGCCATCGCTCACAGGGATCTGAAGAGTAAGAACCTGCTGGTGAAAAGAAATGGGACCTGCTGTATAGCTGACCTCGGCTTGGCAGTGAAATTTATCAG TGACACAAATGAGGTAGACATCCCTCCCAACACTAGAGTTGGCACAAAGCGCTACATGCCTCCAGAGGTTCTGGACGAGACTCTGAACAGAAGTCATTTTCAGTCGTACATCATGGCTGACATGTACAGCTTTGGGCTCATTCTCTGGGAGATTGCTCGACGTTGTGTCTCAGGAG GGATCCTTGAGGAGTACCAGTTACCGTACCACGAGTTAGTTCCCACAGACCCTTCATATGAAGACATGAGAGAGGTGGTCTGCATCAAGAAACTACGACCCTCCTTTCCTAATCGATGGACCAGTGATGAG TGTTTGAGACAGATGGGGAAGCTGATGACAGAATGCTGGGCCCACAACCCAGCCTGCCGCCTCACAGCACTACGGGTCAAAAAGACACTTGCCAAAATGTCAGAATCACAGGACATCAAGCTGTGA